One window from the genome of Pyxidicoccus xibeiensis encodes:
- a CDS encoding lasso peptide biosynthesis protein: MAVLLALLLLALPAKPVNPAGSAEPRGTGREAAAPREEMTRFVFAWRGVPVGTVTLSRAAGRFTYASRHLHTRNGQPGERRRDVTLDVDAAGRVRGSKAMPQALWLWHGPPAPGCVVGREELSGREGPHCVTSVKGPQVEGTLLGTPFRARYGEGGTLEVLEVGESRFTVAAPGERLRAPPELFAQGLPVEGERGPLALAPPLRVPLRLEGMTPWDAPAARALAARVHAAFPEKGPGAADWAEDGAGEAGGCLAHALRFAAKAREQGVTVALVHGLLVVDGGPARPHAWVRVALATGGTLDLDPTSLDAVRSDTHLPLALEDARGPGLVAGERWLALLRGAHRVVRRP; encoded by the coding sequence ATGGCCGTCCTGCTTGCCCTTCTTCTCCTTGCTCTCCCTGCGAAGCCGGTGAACCCCGCCGGGTCAGCCGAGCCCCGAGGGACAGGGAGGGAGGCCGCGGCCCCCCGCGAGGAGATGACGCGCTTCGTCTTCGCCTGGCGGGGCGTCCCGGTGGGCACGGTGACGCTGTCTCGGGCGGCCGGGCGCTTCACGTACGCCAGCCGCCACCTGCACACGCGCAACGGCCAGCCTGGCGAGCGTCGGCGGGACGTCACGCTGGACGTGGACGCGGCGGGTCGGGTGCGGGGCTCGAAGGCCATGCCGCAGGCGCTCTGGCTGTGGCACGGGCCCCCTGCTCCGGGCTGCGTCGTCGGGCGCGAGGAGCTGTCCGGCCGCGAGGGCCCGCACTGTGTCACCTCGGTGAAGGGCCCCCAGGTGGAGGGCACGCTGCTGGGCACGCCCTTCCGCGCGCGCTACGGCGAGGGCGGGACGCTGGAGGTGCTGGAGGTGGGCGAGTCGCGCTTCACCGTCGCCGCGCCGGGCGAGCGGCTGCGCGCGCCGCCGGAGCTGTTCGCCCAGGGCCTGCCCGTGGAGGGCGAGCGCGGGCCCCTGGCGCTGGCGCCGCCGCTGCGGGTGCCCCTCCGGCTGGAGGGGATGACGCCCTGGGACGCCCCCGCGGCGCGGGCGCTGGCGGCGCGGGTACACGCGGCCTTCCCGGAGAAGGGGCCGGGCGCGGCGGACTGGGCGGAGGATGGCGCGGGCGAGGCGGGCGGGTGCCTCGCGCACGCGCTGCGCTTCGCCGCTAAAGCCCGGGAGCAGGGTGTCACCGTGGCGCTCGTCCACGGGCTGCTCGTGGTGGACGGAGGCCCGGCGCGGCCGCACGCCTGGGTGCGGGTGGCGCTGGCGACGGGTGGGACGTTGGATTTGGACCCCACGTCGCTGGACGCGGTGCGCTCGGACACGCACCTGCCACTCGCGCTGGAGGACGCGCGAGGGCCGGGGCTGGTGGCGGGGGAGCGCTGGCTGGCGCTGCTGCGCGGGGCGCACCGGGTGGTGCGCCGGCCGTGA
- a CDS encoding arginine N-succinyltransferase, whose amino-acid sequence MLLLRDVQKTDLAGLKRLAAVLNTVNLPNNEETLEAIIDKSVKSFAGKVKNPFDREYLFVLEDVRNNLIIGTSMIIAQHGTYEAPHIYYEVSEREHYSASLERHLRHKVLSIAYNYEGPTEVGGLVVDPPYRATPDKPGKQLSYVRFLFVAMHRRIFRPRVLAELLPPLLPDGRSLLWEACGKKFTGLTYQEADRLSRQNKEFIKELFPSSDIYASLFPDRVQKVLGEVGPQTRGVQRMLERIGFKYVERIDPFDGGPHFEANTADISLVRKYRTVKLAEEDFELEGDDVLVAFERESGRNRFRSVRCQARLDNTVAYLPARAKEALGAEPGAKLSLIPFE is encoded by the coding sequence ATGCTTCTCCTGCGTGACGTCCAGAAGACCGACCTGGCCGGGCTCAAGCGGCTCGCCGCCGTGCTCAACACGGTCAACCTGCCGAACAACGAGGAGACGCTCGAGGCCATCATCGACAAGTCGGTGAAGAGCTTCGCGGGCAAGGTGAAGAACCCCTTCGACCGCGAGTACCTCTTCGTCCTCGAAGACGTGCGCAACAACCTCATCATCGGCACGTCGATGATCATCGCGCAGCACGGCACCTACGAGGCCCCGCACATCTATTACGAGGTGAGCGAGCGCGAGCACTACTCGGCGTCCCTCGAGCGGCACCTGCGGCACAAGGTGCTCTCCATCGCCTACAACTACGAGGGCCCCACGGAGGTGGGCGGCCTCGTCGTCGACCCGCCCTACCGCGCCACGCCGGACAAGCCCGGCAAGCAGCTGTCCTACGTGCGCTTCCTCTTCGTCGCCATGCACCGGCGCATCTTCCGCCCGCGCGTGCTGGCGGAGCTGCTGCCGCCGCTGCTGCCCGACGGGCGCAGCCTGCTGTGGGAGGCGTGCGGCAAGAAGTTCACCGGCCTCACCTACCAGGAGGCGGACCGCCTCAGCCGGCAGAACAAGGAGTTCATCAAGGAGCTGTTCCCCTCCTCGGACATCTACGCGTCGCTGTTCCCGGACCGCGTGCAGAAGGTGCTCGGAGAGGTGGGCCCCCAGACGCGCGGCGTGCAGCGCATGCTGGAGCGCATCGGCTTCAAGTACGTGGAGCGCATCGACCCGTTCGACGGCGGCCCCCACTTCGAGGCCAACACCGCCGACATCTCCCTGGTGCGCAAGTACCGCACCGTGAAGCTGGCGGAGGAGGACTTCGAGCTGGAGGGGGATGACGTGCTCGTCGCCTTCGAGCGCGAGTCCGGCCGCAACCGGTTCCGCTCGGTGCGCTGCCAGGCCCGGCTGGACAACACCGTGGCCTACCTGCCCGCCCGCGCGAAGGAAGCCCTGGGCGCGGAGCCCGGCGCGAAGCTGTCCCTCATCCCCTTCGAGTAG